The segment GTTCCCGGCCACTCTTCTTGTCTCTTTATTTCTTTTACATATGGCTTTATCTCTTCAATAAATTTTTCACCGTTTTCATTTAGATCATGCTGATCCCTTTTAACTAATAGAAACTCGTCACATATGCTAAAAGCTACATTTAATAACTCTTTATATGTAGTCCCTTTTGGTTCTTCAATAAATTTTTTCACAAGTTCTCCTTTTGATAGTTTTTTCCTGATTGCATATAACGTTCTTGCGTTCATGAACCCTCACTGGCTTCAGTGGCCAAAAGAAACGGCCGTGATGCAATTAGACTGCGCAGCGTTGTCCACCTGATTCGCTTCCTTGAAATCTCGCGCTGACCAAGCGGCGGCAGCCCCGTAGCGTGAATTTGTTTTGTTGGATGTTCGTGACATCTTGAATTACTCACACATTCTCTTCGATTAATTTCTTTAAGTTGGCATTTCTATATTCTAAAAATCTCTTCATATATCTCCTTAATAATAATTGCTCTGCCATCCTGCCAACGATTCCAAATGGAGCTTCAAATCTTAGAATATCAATCATCAATGTCTTCCCACCTTGTTCGATAAATTCATGTCGATGGATTAAGCTCTTAAATATTCCTTTTTGCATTTCATCAGTAAATCGCTTAGGTTCTTCATATTCTATTATTCTTGAAGTTAGTCTTTGTCTTACTAAAAGATGATTTGCTTCAAATGTGACCGTTTCCCCAAGTCCAATTCGACCAAACCTGACACCGTCAACAGCTAATTCTCTTGTATGGGGCCAAACAGTTTTAGTATGTAATTCAATATCTCTGGCATAGTCAAAACAAATCTGAATCGGCGCATTGATAATGATTTCGGTTCTTAGAGTAATCAATGAACCACCGCCTTTTTTGTGTTTTAGGCTTTTCACGAATTTCTGATTACGCTTCTGTTGGCGAACCGAGGGACGCATGTCCGAAGCGAAAATATATTGTTAACTGACGTCAATGACCTCTTCGATTTGCTTCTACACCAGTAGGGCTGCTCTACAATCAAATCCACTCTGATTCACACTTTCTATTAATATAGCTCCGTGTCAGTTCAGTTCGATAAAATTCTTCATACCATATAAAAAAAGCGCCCCTACTGCAACAAGTAATCCTGCAGCAATTATTACATACACAACGATTTTCTTTTCAGTAGATTTTTTAATTTTCATCTCCTCCTTAGAAAATTCGGCATTTGATACTCCTCCGCACTTTCGCACTTCAAAACTCTTTACCGATAAGGCTATCTAACCAAAGACTATCATAATACACTTTCAATACAATCCTATTGGTTTCAGTTAACGTCCAATGCGTGAATATGTTGTTATCAAAATCACCTGACATCCTCGATAATGCTACAAATGCTTCAGGGATTAAATAATCAAAAGTCTGAATACTATTCCTTGTTATCAGTTCTCGCCTTCTCTGAAATAACCTACACCAATTGTCTTTATCTGTTTAATAAGCTTTTCTACATTTTTGGGTGATTTCAATACTATAATCTTCTTATCTTGATATTTCATTAGCTTTTCCATAATTCCTGGAATTTTTGTCTTTTTAAAATTCCAGACCCATTTAATAAATTCAAAGTCCAGAATTTCAGGACAATCTTCATTAAGGTCTGGTCTTGTCTTTCCGTGATAAATGAGCCTTCTCTTAATTACTCTATAAGTAGTTATCCATCTTGAAAAATCTAAAAGTATTATTACATCCGCTTGTGTCATTCGTATATCAAGTGTTCTTCCATAATTCCCATCAATAATCCACGATTCTTCAAGCACAAGTCTTTCTTGAAAATTATCCCATTCATCATTAGATGTTGATATCCATCCTGGTTTCCAATAGTATGCATCTAAATGATATACGGGTATATTTAAAATATCTCCAAGTTGCCTTGAAAGAGTGGATTTACCTGCTCCACCAGACCCAATGATCATTATTCGCTTCATTTAAACTTCTCCTATGCATTTAGGATTTGCGAGAATTTCGCTTAACGTTTCTCATGTTCACGGCGATCCGCGACAGTCGGGTGTGTAAAGGCAACCACTTCTTCGAATTTACTTCTGGGACCGAGGACGAATGCCCAATGCGTGAATATGATGTTATAAAATGTCAGGGGGCCTCTTTGTATTCTCTTTCAAAAAGCACTTTAGTCCATGTATTCTTTATCATTATTATGATAATATTAATGGCATCATAATGAATGAGGTGGTCAGATTGCCTACGATTCGTCCAATATCAGATCTGAGAAACAACTTTAACTTAATTTCTGAAATAGCTCATCATGATGGTGAACCAGTTTTCATAACTAAAAATGGTCAAAGCGACCTCGTCGTCATGAGTCACGCTGCTTACGAACAACAGCAAGCACTAATTGAGTTGTATCAGAAACTTGCTATAGCCGAAAAGCAAAGTAATGATGGTATTGAAAGGAAAAGTCATGCTGAAGTGATGAAAAATCTAAGGAGTCTAATCAGTGGACAAAACGTATAATATTGAATACTTGCCCATAGCTGAGGAGGATTTATTAAATATCATCCATTATATCATGCTTGATAATCCAGAGGCAGCATTATTAATGGCTGACAAAATTGATCAATCAATATCTATTCTCGAAACTTTCCCGTATTGTGGTGCAATTCCAAAAGATACAAGGCTTCAAATATTAAACTATAGAATGTTACTCGTTGAATCTTATCTTGTCTTCTATGTAGTTTTAGGTGATATTGTAGAGATCCGCAGGATTCTACATGGCAAAAGAAAATATAACTTCTTGATGTAACTCATTATTTATGCCTTTCCCCTGATTTCTTATAACGTTCGTGCATTGACGAACCCTCACTGGCTAAGGTAACCTATCGATCTAGCGCAGCGATCTGGACCGCCGGGTCGATGACTTAGCCTTTCAGGGTTGTCTGTCTGGATCCGCTTCCCCGAAATGCCTCTGGCAAAACCAGTGCCGTCAGGTCCGCAGCGTGAATAACGTTATTATCTGATGCCCAGACCTTCTTTGAATTAGAATATGCATTCATATGTTTCTATAGACTTAAATAGTAATGGTAGAACTCTTTAACCCTCTTATATCCATTTCGTTCATATATTCTTTGAGCTCTTTCATTGTCGAATGCAGTTGACAATCCTAATCCTTTACCTCCTTGCTCCTTCAAAATCAGACTCTTGTCTATAAAACACTCTATAATCATTAAAGAGGTAGGATAATTCCTCCAGATCTTCGATTGTTGCCTGTCTAACAATTAAGGTGTTTTTCATTTCTTTCATTCTTTCTTTATGAGTTGTTTCTGCTTATATTCTTCGGGGTTTCAGATAACGTTTCTCATATTCACGGCGCTCGGCGACAGCCGGGAGTGTAAAGGCAACCACTTCTTTGAAATTTACTTCTGGGACCGAGGGCGAATGCCCGATGCGTGAATATCGTGTTAGCTGATGTCAATGCCATCTTCGAGGTTGCACCAGTTCTCTTTGTCTAAAATCATCTCAATCCTATTCCAGTTCTCTCCGTGTTTTGGCTGATAAACACTCTCTACTATTGAATCAATTACAAAACCGACCTTTTTGTAATATAGCTTGGATATTTAGATGAAACACATACAATCTAATTCGAACGAAAATTCTTCGAATCCTAACCGAACTATTTCCCTTAGCACTTTTGTCCCTATACCTTGACTTCTAATTTCATCTGATTTCAATAGAAACCTTCCCATTAATAGCTTCATTCTTATTTCTATCTAGCTGCCCCAATTGTACTGTTCCAATAATATCCTGGTTCTGCCTACCTATTACCTTGTATATAAGAGTATCTGAATTGGTTGTATTAAAACCATTAACGTAGTGTCCTTTCATTTGTTCTAAAGTTAATGGGTAATGTATGTACTTCCTGCCCATTGATAAATAAAATCTTGATCATGATTGTTAACCCATTCGACGATAAATGGAAAATGATTTCAGATAACGTTTCTCATATTCACGACGTCGAGAGGCTTAAGCTGCCACTGTCGATCAAGCGAAGCGATCGACACGCTCGGTCCGAAGGACTTAGCCTCGCAGATGTGTCTGGCCAGGTGACTTATCTTCTCTGCTATTTCTTCGGTCAGACCAAGGCGCGTTAGCGCCGCAACGTGAATATGGTATTATACGAAGCATCTGACTTCATTGAAATTTCCCTCAAATTCCTCTTAGAGTTCAAATTGTTCTATTATCATTTGTGCTACTATATCTGCTGTTAAATTTGTGTTATTGATCTTCATATAATTCTTACCTTCAAATTCTCCTGGAAATGAATTTAGTCTATGGTTTTCCAATGTTTTTAATAAATCTCTTTCAGATTGTTCAAAATTTCTTTTAGACGGTTTATGTAACAAACGATTATCACTTTTATTTCGTACTAATCGCACATCTAGGTCTGCTTCCAGTTCAACCAAATAAACAGATCCGCCCTTAGATTCAAATATATTTGATACGTTATTGATGTAATCCCAGTCTGCTGAAATATCCAGACCCCAAACATATGTGAATATCAATCCCTCTAAATCACTAGCAGCTACTTCCTCAAAGATTTTCTTTCTGAAAAGTCCGACTAATCGCTTTCCGGATTCACTTCCATAACTAAAAAAATGAGAGACAAGTTCGATTGTCATATGATTATGAAACAACTTCAGTTCCGTTTTTCTTTCTAACTCTTGGCCTACCGTCATCTTTCCGACGGCTTGAGGTCCGAATATGATTACAAGTTTCATAATTATCCTTTCTGAGAATGTATTTATCTTCTTTAATTTTTATTTATTTGTTTCCATATCTTTCATATAACCTCTTATTCACGAACTTCACGAATACGTTAATAATACGTGGCTTAATGAACTTCGTAAATACCCGTTTGGGAGGATGTTATGCGATGTGACTAAGCATCGACCTTTATTCCTTCTACAGATTTTTCTATATCGCTAATGAAACAAAATTAGAAGTCCAATGGACTCTTGATCCGTCTCGCATTTTTTACCGTCACATCCTAAGTTCCCGGAATTTATAACGAGGGAGGCTCTACTCCCAGTGCTCGAAATAAATCAGCCTGTTTTTGCGTTACCTCGCCCAAGATTCGACCGTGTCCAGGCGCTTCAAACCGCTCTATTGTGTCTAATTCATCCAGCAGCCCTTGCATTGTCCAGGAATCAAAGAGTCCGGCATCTTGCATGCGTTTCTTGACATAAGAAAGGTAAATAAGTGCAATAAATTCGACAAATAGCTTGCCATTTAGTGAAGTTTCCGAAGAAACTTGCATTCTGCGGAAATTCAGTCGCTCTTTCAAATTGCCAAATGCCTTTTCTACGATGTCCTTGCTGCGGTACAGTGACAATGCTTCATCGGGAGCTTTGACTTCATTGGAGAGCAAGGCAAAGTAGCCATAGTTTTGAGCCGCCTCCAGCATCTTGTCCTCTCTCGGTACAATCCTGCGGCCGCGCTTCGGGGTCTCGGTCACTTCGAAATACTTGGTGTAGTCCTTGCGGCAATGCTCGCGCAGATTGCCTTCCTGCAGATCTCGGTGCAGGCTCGTCAGATACTCATTCATATCCGCTTGGTCTCTGGCTGCTTTCTCCGGATTGTAATAGAGCAGGAGATAGGCTCGGCGCGTCTCTTGTAAGATATCGCCTTTGTACGGCCTCTCTTGCTCGTAGGCCCACTCGATTCTTTTGCAAATGCCGTAGGTGCCATACTGCGAATAAAAATTCGACCAGAGCTTGAGCCGCTCCCGTTCCTCTTCCAGATGTGCTTTCACGTAGGAGAGATTCAGTTTGACGCCGATGATAAATTTTTGATGGTTCTGATACAGATGATCCACATTTCGCTTGCTGTAAAAGCCCCGATCCAGTACAACGTTTACTTTCTTGTAGCCCATGATGTGGAACTCTTGCATGAGTTGCCGGACCGTCTTGACGTCCGTCACATGGCCGGGAAGCTTTCGGTAGTAGAAGGGCAGGCCCGATTCTTCGCCAAAGAGCAGGGCCAGATTGATTTGCGGCAACCGGTCATGCTCCTTGTTCTTTCCCTTCTTCACTTGCTTGAGAATCTCGGAGTAACTGGAAATCGTGGTAATGTCGAATGCCCAGTACTCCTTTTCGATGCGTCGTCTGCCTTGTCTTTCGAAAAAGGCCATGCGCTGCGCCTCTTCAATAGACTGGAACAGTTCGCTGCTTCGCTGCGAAGGAATGTCTGCTCCACAGGGATGAATATGCATGCGCTGCCAGTGAGAAAAGCGGCTGAGCGAGTTGTTTTCTTCCAAGATGAGATAGTAGGCGATAGACAGAAGCTTCTTGTAGCTGTCCGGGAAACACGCCTTGAGATCCGCTTCAACGCCAGTTTCCTGGCCGATTTGATCGAACAGGTAGGTTGCGCCGTAAAAACTGCGCAGAAAACCGGTAATTGGTACGGGGCCGCGCTTCTTGGCAGGGGCGCCTGACTCTGCCTCCGGCTCTCTCCGATACGCTCGGGTGGACACAATCTCTCCTGTCTTGGGATCGACTTTCCCGATGAGCGTCCGTTTTGCCCGAGACTGCTGTTTTTCTTTGTCCCAGTAGGGCTCGTTATTGTAGGCATAGGTAATGCCTGTCTTTTTATTCGTTTGATAAATGATAGCCATAATGAACACCAACCTCGTTACACATTTTATATGTATGACGAGGTAAAATCAACCATTTTTTTTAAGGAAACTCCTTGTCACTACGCGACTTTTTCGTTCAGCATCGTTACACAATCCGGGAACTCAGGGTCACATGGGTGTAACGCTCGGTTGTACGGTTGCTGGCATGGCCGGGCAGCTCCTGAATATAACGAAAATCTGTGCCCGCTTCAAGCAAATGAGCTGCAAATGAATGCCTTAGTACATGAACGCTCACTTTTTTAGCCGCATTTTTATTTCCAGCACGGCGGAAGGATCTTGTGGTGACTTACAGATTTCTAACAATGAAAAACCACCTCCTATACTACATGCCTGCTCAAAAGCACAAAAAAAGCCTGCAGGCCATCATGATGACCCACAGGCTTCGTGCTTCGCTGCCTACATACATAGGATAAAGCTTCTCCCGCTTAACAAACAAGCCGCTTTTAGTTCCGCCACGTGCCTCACGAGCAGCGGCTGTAGCCGCAGCTGCTGCACGTTTTGCAGCCCTCGATGTTGATCAATGTTGCACTGCCGCAAGAGGGGCACAAATCCCGCGAGCCGGCGATCTGCTCATCAGCCCCGTCCGTCTCAGCCCTAGCAGCAGCGCTCATCTCTGCATGAGTCTCGACTGCACCATCTCCAAGCTCTATGCTCATCTTAGCACCGCCTTCACCGCCTCCAGCCAGCCCCGTCCCTGCTGCGCAAGT is part of the Paenibacillus algicola genome and harbors:
- a CDS encoding DNA topology modulation protein — translated: MKRIMIIGSGGAGKSTLSRQLGDILNIPVYHLDAYYWKPGWISTSNDEWDNFQERLVLEESWIIDGNYGRTLDIRMTQADVIILLDFSRWITTYRVIKRRLIYHGKTRPDLNEDCPEILDFEFIKWVWNFKKTKIPGIMEKLMKYQDKKIIVLKSPKNVEKLIKQIKTIGVGYFREGEN
- a CDS encoding IS1634 family transposase; this encodes MAIIYQTNKKTGITYAYNNEPYWDKEKQQSRAKRTLIGKVDPKTGEIVSTRAYRREPEAESGAPAKKRGPVPITGFLRSFYGATYLFDQIGQETGVEADLKACFPDSYKKLLSIAYYLILEENNSLSRFSHWQRMHIHPCGADIPSQRSSELFQSIEEAQRMAFFERQGRRRIEKEYWAFDITTISSYSEILKQVKKGKNKEHDRLPQINLALLFGEESGLPFYYRKLPGHVTDVKTVRQLMQEFHIMGYKKVNVVLDRGFYSKRNVDHLYQNHQKFIIGVKLNLSYVKAHLEEERERLKLWSNFYSQYGTYGICKRIEWAYEQERPYKGDILQETRRAYLLLYYNPEKAARDQADMNEYLTSLHRDLQEGNLREHCRKDYTKYFEVTETPKRGRRIVPREDKMLEAAQNYGYFALLSNEVKAPDEALSLYRSKDIVEKAFGNLKERLNFRRMQVSSETSLNGKLFVEFIALIYLSYVKKRMQDAGLFDSWTMQGLLDELDTIERFEAPGHGRILGEVTQKQADLFRALGVEPPSL
- a CDS encoding type II toxin-antitoxin system RelE/ParE family toxin; this encodes MDKTYNIEYLPIAEEDLLNIIHYIMLDNPEAALLMADKIDQSISILETFPYCGAIPKDTRLQILNYRMLLVESYLVFYVVLGDIVEIRRILHGKRKYNFLM
- a CDS encoding DEAD/DEAH box helicase family protein; translated protein: MKLVIIFGPQAVGKMTVGQELERKTELKLFHNHMTIELVSHFFSYGSESGKRLVGLFRKKIFEEVAASDLEGLIFTYVWGLDISADWDYINNVSNIFESKGGSVYLVELEADLDVRLVRNKSDNRLLHKPSKRNFEQSERDLLKTLENHRLNSFPGEFEGKNYMKINNTNLTADIVAQMIIEQFEL
- a CDS encoding type II toxin-antitoxin system prevent-host-death family antitoxin translates to MPTIRPISDLRNNFNLISEIAHHDGEPVFITKNGQSDLVVMSHAAYEQQQALIELYQKLAIAEKQSNDGIERKSHAEVMKNLRSLISGQNV
- a CDS encoding SRPBCC family protein translates to MKSLKHKKGGGSLITLRTEIIINAPIQICFDYARDIELHTKTVWPHTRELAVDGVRFGRIGLGETVTFEANHLLVRQRLTSRIIEYEEPKRFTDEMQKGIFKSLIHRHEFIEQGGKTLMIDILRFEAPFGIVGRMAEQLLLRRYMKRFLEYRNANLKKLIEENV